CAATATATCGTACTGcgatatttacaacaattatatcgtgaaattttgttattatctaatgatattttatatttaatttatcatgagattttgataaatgaaatttctgtattgatttttttgaatggtaagaattattgtacaaatttggtTGTACATGTAGCATTACTCATTTTTTATCGACTAATATAGCAtgaaatcattaatatataattttttgtaaattaatcTCTTCTGATCTTATTACTTTAACAACAATTATTGACAATAGAAATGCATGTATTCGTctctaatattttaaagaaataatCTTGTTGTTATTGTGGATGTTCTATGAATAATGATGACGATGATTGACAAGTAATGGGGCACTGACAACCTCAAACCGCGTATCGCTAGCGACCCTATCCCCCTTCCGATTATTTTTAATCCTCAATTTTCTCCTCGTTGAATAAAAGATTCCACGGTTGCTCCCAAAATCATTCAACTCTGCTGAGTGCCTCGGACTATTCTTTTCCAGGTACATCTCAGGAAATTTTCTGATCTAGAAATTCGATGATGAATTTTCTTGTTGTTGGCTGGTATAAATTTTGTGGCTGTAATGTATTTTTTGCAATCTTGAAAGCGAcaaccatttttttttttaccggaGGGTTCTTTATTTGGTGAAATGGGTTTTTTTTAATTCTAGCATATGTATGTTTTTTGTTCTACAGATTGTTACGCAATATGCCACCTTATTTTTACTCTGTTTCACCTACCCTTTGAAGGTTGAATCTTGAAGTTGGATTGATTGTTAATGTCATAGTATTATTTAACCATCAAAAAAGTTGTTCTTCAAGATCCACGGACCGTCATTCTGGTTGGAATTTACCATCTCTGGAATCTTGTTATCCTACTCTATAATTGATTGGTTCTGGGTGGTCTCAAAGGGTAAGACAGTGCAAtggtttttttataaaaatattttgattgtatttTTCTGCTATTGATATATCAAGTAATTAAAGATTTCGGTTAAAGATATCATTTTGTTGTCCTGAAGGTTGGATTTTGATCCTGTTCTTCTTTCCTTCCATTCTTTCGTTTAAAGATTCTGTTGTCTCGGTGGttagctttttttttttcttttttcttttttctcttgAAATCATTGAAATTCTCCGAGAGAGCTTGATTTTGTCATGGATAAAGTGGACTGCTTTTATtggtatatattttttaaaatggaaATCTTGTTTTTTGTTATCAGGGGAGCAAGAACgagaaaacaaataaaaaaatctgaattaaaaaatGGACGAAGGGGAGGATTCAAGATATTGGTGTCATATGTGTTCACAGGTGGTGAATCCGGTTAGGGAGATTGAGACGGTAAAATGTCCATTTTGTCAAAGTGGCTTTGTTGAAGAAATGGCATCTGCCACTGCTCCAGGAAATGATAGCCCTCCTGATTTTGGACTTGGAGGGTCAGATCCTGATGGTGCCCTCTCCCTTTGGGCCCCAATCTTGCTTGGTATGATGGGTAATCCTCGTCGTCCTCGATCAAGGCGATTGGAATTTGAGGACAATGATGATCTTGATGGCTATGAAAATCGTCACCGACGTAACAATAGGGAGATGGAACTTGATCAGCTGGAGTCCGTGATACGGAGGAGGAGGAGAAACTCAGCTACGATTCTCCATCTTCTCCAGGGAGTACGAGCAGGAATGATATCTGATTCCAGGAACTTCGAAATTGATCCACAGAATAGAGATATGGATCATGATCAGGATGGAGAGCGTGTGGTCTTGATCAACCCCTTCAATCAAACTATCGTTTTCCGTGGTTCATTTGACCCTAATAATGATTCTCAGAACCATGCAACGATTGGCTCTTTGGGCGATTATTTTGTTGGTCCTGGTTTAGACTTACTACTGCAGCATTTGGCAGATAATAATCCGAACAGGTATGGAACACCACCAGCTCGAAAAGAGGCCGTGGAAGCATTGGTCGCTGTTAAAAATGATGAGATAAtccagtgttctgtctgtttgGAGGATTGTGAAATTGGGGCTGACGTGAAGGAGATGCCGTGTAGGCATAGGTTCCACAAAGGGTGCATCTTACCATGGCTCGAGCTGCATAGCTCGTGTCCCATCTGCAGGTATCAATTACCTTGTGATGAGCCCAAGATTGAATCAGACATGTCGAGAAACAATAGTTATGACAGCAATGAATCCAGTAACAACGATAATCAACGTGATGGGGTTGGTGGGGATGACAGAAACGATAATTGGAGACGATTTTCGTTACCCCTTCCATGGCCATTCAACAGTCTATTCTCATCATCTAGTACTTCTCAATCTGCTGGTGGAAATTCGTCATTTACATCATCTCTGTCTTCTAGTGCACCCACACCCCAAAGTAGTTCCCCCCGGACGGGAATTGATTCGCGTGAGTAAGTTTGGGTATCTGTTTTCTTgtgctctctctctctctctctatatatatatatgtattattaattttaattagtcttgcatttgtgtgtgtgtgtgtgtgtgtatatataatattttgcaTCTGTATATAATTGTAACACTGTGAATGTGCAAAAAGGGAACTTTGTTTCAGCTTTCCTGTACTCGGAAAGAACATGTTTCCAAGTGGAGCAAGAATCTGTGTGGCTTTTCTTTTTATCATGTTTAAGCACTCGTAAGAAATGTTCGTGTATTATGTTTCTGAATATGAGTAAGGCTGCTGAATATTCGTTAAATTTGAGTTTTTAGTTGTGACTTTTTAGTATCACAGTTTAGTTTATATATTATATCTGTATTCTCTCTTCTGAAATTCAATTTGGATCAGCTGAAATAATGGTTCGAGTTTGTTTAGTTTTAATATTTGCAAAATactattaaatattataaagccaacaaaaaaatcataaattgtcCAACAAAATAACATGAACTCACATTCAGCTTAAAATATAGTACAACATGCTTGAATTTGCATAAAGTTCAATAGTTTATTTTACAAGTTAAATAATATCACCTCAAGCTCATTTGTAGCATGAATACGTTTAGCCGATATTTTAAAGTCAATAATTTGAGTCATTCAAAATAATCGAACCTAATCGCTCCGAGTAGGggtgatcaaatttttttattaaccgTCGGAACTGCTCGAACCGAATTGTACCGCACcgtttttcataatattttataaaaatcgcgattaaaaatattaatcataaaTCGCACCGCATATGCGGTTCGGTTATTTTTTTTGCCACGAACTGCATCAAACCGCACCGCCTAAACCGTTTGCCGGTCTTTTATTAaagtatttatttcttttgctacaatattttgtttgaagtttgaaagtaaaaagataaaatagtgtaaatattatttttgttgtGAATGTGTTGTGTTGTTAAATTATCAACTTAGTTTTGAatcttgattattattttatctattttgaTCTTT
This sequence is a window from Primulina tabacum isolate GXHZ01 chromosome 17, ASM2559414v2, whole genome shotgun sequence. Protein-coding genes within it:
- the LOC142531045 gene encoding E3 ubiquitin-protein ligase SIRP1-like codes for the protein MDEGEDSRYWCHMCSQVVNPVREIETVKCPFCQSGFVEEMASATAPGNDSPPDFGLGGSDPDGALSLWAPILLGMMGNPRRPRSRRLEFEDNDDLDGYENRHRRNNREMELDQLESVIRRRRRNSATILHLLQGVRAGMISDSRNFEIDPQNRDMDHDQDGERVVLINPFNQTIVFRGSFDPNNDSQNHATIGSLGDYFVGPGLDLLLQHLADNNPNRYGTPPARKEAVEALVAVKNDEIIQCSVCLEDCEIGADVKEMPCRHRFHKGCILPWLELHSSCPICRYQLPCDEPKIESDMSRNNSYDSNESSNNDNQRDGVGGDDRNDNWRRFSLPLPWPFNSLFSSSSTSQSAGGNSSFTSSLSSSAPTPQSSSPRTGIDSRE